The Aminithiophilus ramosus genome contains a region encoding:
- the larE gene encoding ATP-dependent sacrificial sulfur transferase LarE, translated as MDSLDGKAHHLETILAAMDHAVVLYSGGVDSSLVAYLARRVIGERAWAVTLLSPLSPPGEVERARAFAAEARLGLAEIAVDETALPEFAANPPHRCYLCRKVRQEVVRRWAAPRGFSLLLDGMNVSDLDDDRPGMRAADEEGVRHPLIEAAFAKADVRDLSRRLGLSGWDRPAQPCLASRFPHRFALDGERLDRVARAEAFLKDLGLEAFRVRHLPYRTAVVAASRPEVLLERRQEILRTLGGLGFDFVTVDLEGLVSGSLNRTKEEER; from the coding sequence GTGGACTCCCTCGACGGGAAGGCGCACCATCTGGAGACGATTCTGGCGGCGATGGATCACGCCGTCGTCCTCTATTCGGGCGGAGTCGACAGCTCCCTTGTAGCATATCTGGCCCGCCGTGTCATCGGCGAAAGGGCCTGGGCCGTGACCCTTCTTTCTCCCCTGTCCCCGCCCGGCGAGGTGGAGAGGGCCCGGGCCTTCGCCGCCGAGGCCCGTCTCGGCCTGGCGGAGATCGCCGTCGACGAGACGGCTCTCCCCGAATTCGCCGCCAATCCTCCCCATCGCTGTTACCTCTGTCGGAAGGTCCGACAGGAGGTGGTCCGGCGCTGGGCCGCCCCTCGCGGTTTTTCCCTTCTTCTGGATGGCATGAACGTCTCCGATCTCGACGACGATCGGCCGGGGATGAGGGCCGCCGACGAGGAGGGCGTCCGCCATCCCCTCATCGAGGCCGCCTTCGCCAAGGCCGACGTGCGGGACCTCTCCCGCCGTCTGGGCCTCTCGGGGTGGGACCGTCCGGCCCAGCCCTGTCTGGCCAGCCGTTTCCCCCACCGTTTCGCCCTCGACGGGGAGCGCCTCGACCGCGTCGCCAGGGCCGAGGCGTTTCTGAAGGACCTCGGCCTGGAGGCGTTTCGCGTCCGCCACCTGCCCTACAGGACGGCCGTCGTCGCCGCCTCGCGGCCCGAGGTCCTTCTGGAAAGGCGTCAGGAAATCCTGAGGACTCTGGGCGGTCTGGGATTCGATTTCGTCACCGTCGATCTCGAAGGCCTCGTCTCGGGGAGCCTCAACAGGACAAAGGAGGAAGAGCGATGA
- the larC2 gene encoding nickel pincer cofactor biosynthesis protein LarC2 translates to MILFEPHAGADGTRLLGALVDLGGDLSRLLPLRGFRAFGVEALSLRAERGREGPGATGLVVEVREKGSWLRRDMAEALDRASDLVGASSAVRERALRALALLLEAERVLGGGETLSVETGSFRTVVDLLGFFLLLDGLGEGPFLSMPLAVGSGAASGPGGLVLSPSPLVVETARLGALPLRGGPPSARVSTTAAALLASAERFIESFPSGVPLRVGYGVGDRAADAVRAILFRGGSLEEAHLVEASLDDATGEEMGRFLEELQALSLEAHLLQALGKKGRPLFILRALARSDQVEAVRAFFLERTPTLGVRSWPVRKDQMDRRWEVRTALVDGKAYPLRVKISRLGTVVKEKVEDDDVRRLPLP, encoded by the coding sequence ATGATCCTTTTCGAGCCTCACGCCGGGGCCGACGGAACGAGGCTTCTGGGAGCCCTCGTCGATCTGGGCGGCGATCTCTCCCGCCTTCTTCCCCTGAGGGGTTTTCGGGCCTTCGGCGTCGAGGCGCTCTCCCTGCGCGCCGAAAGGGGCCGGGAGGGGCCGGGCGCCACGGGCCTCGTCGTCGAGGTGAGGGAAAAGGGGTCCTGGCTTCGCCGCGACATGGCGGAGGCCCTCGATCGGGCCTCCGATCTCGTCGGCGCCTCGTCCGCCGTCAGGGAGAGGGCCCTCCGTGCCCTGGCCCTTCTCCTCGAGGCCGAGAGGGTCCTCGGGGGGGGTGAAACCCTTTCCGTCGAGACGGGCTCCTTCCGGACCGTCGTCGACCTTCTGGGGTTCTTCCTCCTCCTCGACGGCCTCGGCGAGGGACCCTTCCTCTCGATGCCCCTGGCCGTCGGCTCGGGCGCCGCTTCCGGTCCCGGCGGTCTTGTCCTGTCCCCCTCGCCTCTCGTCGTCGAGACGGCCAGGCTGGGCGCCCTCCCGCTCCGGGGAGGCCCGCCGTCGGCGCGGGTCTCGACGACGGCGGCGGCCCTCCTCGCCTCGGCGGAGCGGTTCATCGAGAGCTTCCCCTCCGGCGTTCCCCTGCGCGTCGGCTACGGTGTCGGCGATCGCGCGGCGGATGCCGTCAGGGCCATCCTGTTCCGAGGGGGCTCCCTCGAGGAGGCCCATCTCGTCGAGGCCAGCCTCGACGACGCCACGGGAGAGGAGATGGGCCGTTTCCTCGAGGAACTTCAGGCGCTGAGCCTCGAGGCCCACCTCCTCCAGGCCCTGGGCAAGAAGGGCCGTCCCCTCTTCATCCTCCGCGCCCTGGCCCGGTCCGATCAGGTCGAGGCCGTGAGGGCCTTCTTTCTCGAGCGGACGCCCACCCTGGGCGTCCGCTCCTGGCCCGTCCGCAAGGATCAGATGGACCGCCGATGGGAGGTGCGGACGGCTCTCGTCGACGGAAAGGCCTACCCGTTGAGGGTGAAGATCTCCCGCCTCGGAACGGTCGTCAAGGAGAAGGTCGAGGATGACGACGTCCGGCGCCTCCCCCTTCCTTAG
- the pruA gene encoding L-glutamate gamma-semialdehyde dehydrogenase, whose translation MWKFDRPRNEADQILSYEPGSPEREALAAAVEELKRAPASLPLMIDGREVWTDDVVEIRAPHDRRLLLGQACLAGPAELEAAVASALEAHRTWSRLPWPQRAAVFQRAADLLSGPRRMAHLAAIMLNQSKTPYEAEIDLAELVDFWRYNVWFLNAIYGEQPEQGYREINRFDWRPLEGFVLAISPFNFYSIGGNLPTAPVLCGNVALWKPARSVLLCNHEIQKLLVEAGLPAGVLNFVPFASRSGGAVLSHPDLAGLHFTGSYETFVELQRQIGMNMAHYRSFPRVVGETGGKDFLFVHASADAVAVGANIVRGAFEYQGQKCSAVSRVYMAESLWPQVRDYLLREVADLPVGPTENLTNFMGAVIDEEAFDRIGLWLDRIRDHPESYELLVGGGRDASEGWFIEPTVVVARDPKDRIMREEIFGPLVAVYLYPDEAFEKTLHLCDASTEFALTGALFARDREAIAAAEEILRHSAGNFYINDKPTGAVVGRQPFGGSRHSGTNDKAGYRANLLRWLSPRLIKENTVPARQWQRPFMG comes from the coding sequence ATGTGGAAATTTGACAGACCGCGGAACGAGGCCGACCAGATCCTCTCCTACGAGCCGGGAAGCCCCGAGAGGGAGGCCCTGGCGGCGGCCGTAGAAGAGCTGAAGAGGGCGCCGGCTTCCCTTCCCCTCATGATCGACGGCCGCGAGGTCTGGACCGACGACGTCGTCGAAATCCGAGCCCCTCACGACCGTCGGCTCCTTCTGGGCCAGGCCTGTCTGGCAGGACCGGCCGAGCTGGAGGCCGCCGTCGCCTCGGCCCTCGAGGCCCACCGGACCTGGAGCCGCCTCCCCTGGCCCCAGAGGGCGGCCGTCTTTCAGCGGGCCGCCGACCTTCTCAGCGGGCCCCGGAGGATGGCCCACCTGGCCGCCATCATGCTCAACCAGTCCAAGACGCCCTACGAGGCCGAGATCGACCTGGCCGAGCTGGTCGACTTCTGGCGCTACAACGTCTGGTTTCTCAACGCCATCTACGGGGAGCAGCCAGAACAGGGGTACAGGGAGATCAACCGCTTCGACTGGCGCCCCCTCGAGGGCTTCGTCCTGGCCATCTCGCCTTTCAACTTCTACTCCATCGGAGGCAATCTGCCGACGGCGCCCGTCCTCTGCGGCAACGTGGCCCTCTGGAAGCCGGCCCGGTCCGTTCTCCTCTGCAACCACGAGATCCAAAAGCTCCTCGTCGAGGCCGGTCTGCCGGCGGGCGTCCTCAACTTCGTCCCCTTCGCGAGCCGCAGCGGAGGGGCCGTCCTGAGCCATCCCGATCTGGCCGGGCTCCACTTCACGGGCAGCTACGAGACCTTCGTCGAGCTTCAGCGCCAGATCGGCATGAACATGGCCCACTACCGCTCCTTCCCCCGCGTCGTCGGAGAGACGGGCGGCAAGGATTTTCTCTTCGTTCACGCTTCGGCCGACGCCGTCGCCGTCGGAGCCAACATCGTCCGAGGCGCCTTCGAGTATCAGGGCCAGAAGTGCTCGGCCGTCTCGCGGGTCTACATGGCCGAGAGCCTCTGGCCCCAGGTGAGGGACTATCTGCTGCGGGAGGTCGCCGACCTGCCCGTGGGACCGACGGAGAACCTGACGAACTTCATGGGCGCCGTCATCGACGAGGAGGCCTTCGACCGGATCGGCCTCTGGCTGGACCGGATAAGGGACCACCCGGAAAGCTACGAGCTGCTCGTCGGAGGAGGCCGCGACGCCAGCGAGGGGTGGTTCATCGAGCCCACCGTCGTCGTCGCCCGCGATCCCAAGGACCGGATCATGAGGGAGGAGATCTTCGGTCCCCTGGTGGCCGTCTACCTCTACCCCGACGAGGCCTTCGAGAAGACGCTCCATCTCTGCGACGCCTCGACGGAGTTCGCTCTCACGGGAGCCCTCTTCGCCCGCGACCGCGAGGCCATCGCCGCCGCCGAAGAGATCCTCCGCCACAGCGCCGGCAACTTCTACATCAACGACAAGCCGACGGGAGCCGTCGTGGGGCGACAGCCCTTCGGCGGGTCGCGCCACTCGGGAACGAACGACAAGGCCGGCTATCGGGCCAACCTCCTGCGCTGGCTCAGTCCGAGGCTCATCAAGGAGAACACCGTCCCGGCCCGGCAGTGGCAGCGGCCCTTCATGGGCTAA
- a CDS encoding thermonuclease family protein, whose protein sequence is MAAPAGAATSTAVVTDVFDGDTVRVRFDDGQIERVRYLLIDTPELHHPLKGVEELGEEALRFNAELVEGREIVVERDRAERDRYGRLLAHPRLVTDEGELLVTAALIRAGLALPLFIEPNDRHVERIEAALEEARRNRRGLWGLAWERPFSAAQIWTFLAHLRGRFVRVRLDVAEVRRTRTRWLVTDADERLTLAFSLAQEGRFPDPLSWVGKTLDVIGKVEAGYRGVEISLGHPLQIVGLSP, encoded by the coding sequence ATGGCGGCCCCGGCAGGAGCCGCCACGTCGACGGCCGTCGTGACGGACGTCTTCGACGGCGACACGGTCCGGGTCCGATTCGACGACGGGCAGATCGAACGGGTGCGTTACCTCCTCATCGACACGCCCGAACTCCACCATCCCCTCAAGGGCGTCGAGGAGCTGGGAGAGGAGGCCCTTCGCTTCAACGCCGAGCTTGTGGAGGGCCGGGAAATCGTCGTCGAAAGGGACCGGGCCGAGCGCGACCGTTACGGCCGCCTGCTGGCCCATCCTCGCCTCGTCACCGACGAGGGGGAGCTTCTCGTCACGGCCGCCCTCATCCGGGCCGGGCTGGCCCTGCCTCTTTTCATCGAACCCAACGACCGCCATGTCGAGCGCATCGAAGCGGCCCTCGAAGAGGCCCGGCGAAACCGGAGGGGACTTTGGGGGCTGGCCTGGGAGCGCCCCTTTTCGGCCGCCCAGATCTGGACCTTCCTCGCCCATCTCCGCGGCCGCTTCGTCCGGGTCCGACTGGACGTGGCCGAGGTCCGCAGGACCCGGACGCGCTGGCTCGTCACCGACGCCGATGAGCGTCTGACCCTGGCCTTCTCCCTCGCCCAAGAGGGGCGCTTCCCCGACCCCCTCTCCTGGGTGGGAAAAACCCTCGACGTCATCGGCAAGGTCGAGGCGGGCTACCGCGGCGTCGAGATCTCCCTCGGCCACCCGCTCCAGATCGTCGGCCTCTCTCCCTGA
- a CDS encoding PPC domain-containing DNA-binding protein, producing the protein MRKLARTDEHLALRLEEGDDFFPVLKAILVAEEITTAVLLAAAGMMRDAEIGWNGGGTYLRQTFGEPLEILGLSGTVSRKPNGDPFFHAHATLGDSQHRAWGGHLFRAVVHETCELVFSLPKGMIFYRMPLRADELPRFCPERSGSF; encoded by the coding sequence ATGAGGAAACTGGCCCGGACGGACGAGCATCTGGCGCTGCGGCTGGAGGAGGGCGACGATTTCTTCCCCGTCCTCAAGGCGATTCTCGTCGCAGAGGAGATCACGACGGCCGTCCTGCTCGCCGCCGCCGGGATGATGCGCGACGCCGAGATCGGATGGAACGGAGGCGGCACCTACCTGCGGCAGACCTTCGGCGAGCCGCTGGAGATCCTGGGCCTTTCGGGAACGGTGAGCCGCAAGCCCAACGGAGACCCCTTCTTCCACGCCCACGCCACCTTGGGCGACAGCCAGCACCGCGCCTGGGGAGGACACCTTTTCCGGGCCGTCGTCCACGAGACCTGCGAGCTCGTCTTCTCCCTGCCCAAGGGGATGATCTTCTACCGCATGCCCCTCCGGGCCGACGAACTGCCCCGCTTCTGTCCCGAGAGGAGCGGCTCCTTCTGA
- a CDS encoding Rossmann-like domain-containing protein has product MRLFEALVAEVERERNGVVERLLLGWHGAAVVLDDGRAGFARVPLPGTGPRESHRGHTAALLGGSAHDLVRLLVSPYPQEFSLAGAAAEALLPPPPGPGPEALRLLVRDGRASVVGYDPDLVLLFRSWRWDLSIFDDVRRAPDVYPSWTEGHLLQGAPWVFLSSEALRDRRVLSLAPHFRKSEGTVLVGPGLPWTPRHYRELGISHLLSPRLVGTSDEAASFLGAGGGFWECPALEWQLTAIPLTETVATDGKGVTDRWTGSLFG; this is encoded by the coding sequence TTGCGGCTTTTCGAGGCCCTTGTGGCCGAAGTGGAAAGGGAACGAAACGGCGTCGTCGAAAGGCTCCTTCTTGGCTGGCACGGTGCGGCCGTCGTCCTCGACGACGGCCGGGCCGGTTTCGCCCGCGTCCCCCTGCCCGGAACGGGGCCCCGAGAGAGCCACAGGGGCCATACGGCAGCCCTTCTGGGCGGCTCGGCTCACGATCTGGTCCGCCTCCTCGTCTCCCCCTATCCTCAGGAATTCTCCCTGGCGGGAGCGGCGGCGGAGGCCCTCCTTCCTCCCCCTCCCGGCCCGGGCCCCGAGGCGCTGCGCCTTCTCGTCCGCGACGGGCGGGCCTCCGTCGTGGGCTACGACCCAGACCTGGTGCTCCTCTTCCGGAGCTGGCGCTGGGATCTGTCCATCTTCGACGACGTGCGCCGGGCGCCCGACGTCTACCCCTCCTGGACGGAGGGGCACCTTCTTCAGGGAGCCCCCTGGGTTTTCCTCTCCTCGGAGGCCCTCAGGGATCGACGCGTCCTCTCCCTGGCCCCCCACTTCAGGAAGAGCGAGGGAACGGTCCTCGTCGGCCCCGGCCTTCCCTGGACGCCGCGACACTACCGGGAGTTGGGGATCTCCCATCTCCTTTCGCCCCGCCTCGTCGGCACAAGCGACGAGGCCGCCTCCTTCCTCGGCGCCGGCGGCGGCTTCTGGGAGTGTCCCGCCCTGGAGTGGCAACTGACGGCAATTCCCCTAACGGAGACGGTCGCAACGGACGGGAAAGGAGTGACGGATCGATGGACAGGAAGTCTTTTCGGATGA
- the rsmG gene encoding 16S rRNA (guanine(527)-N(7))-methyltransferase RsmG: protein MASPFFRLASPSREALAPFEPLLRRYALLLAEANAKARLTGPTSAEGLWEEHILDALVALPLLPREGAVVDVGTGGGLPGLAWALVRPGLTVTLVDSIAKKAAALEGIVKDLAITNAVVRSVRSEVVALERRETFLVATARAVASADVVAELLSPLVAPGGSLLAFKGPSAEEELRPGQGRWGELGLGEPEIFPYGLGGKSLCVVRWFKEAPCPGRFPRRAGMALKRPWWR, encoded by the coding sequence ATGGCTTCGCCTTTTTTTCGTCTCGCCTCTCCCTCAAGGGAGGCGCTGGCCCCCTTCGAGCCCCTTTTGCGGCGCTACGCCCTCCTTCTGGCCGAGGCCAACGCCAAGGCCCGCCTGACGGGGCCGACGAGCGCCGAGGGACTCTGGGAGGAGCATATCCTCGATGCCCTCGTCGCCCTTCCCCTTCTGCCCCGGGAGGGAGCCGTCGTCGACGTCGGAACGGGAGGAGGCCTGCCCGGCCTGGCCTGGGCCCTTGTGCGACCCGGTCTGACGGTCACCCTCGTCGACAGCATCGCCAAAAAGGCGGCGGCCCTCGAAGGCATCGTGAAAGATCTGGCGATAACGAATGCCGTCGTCCGCTCCGTCCGCTCCGAGGTCGTGGCCCTGGAACGACGGGAGACCTTCCTCGTGGCGACGGCTCGGGCCGTCGCCAGCGCCGATGTCGTCGCCGAACTTCTCAGCCCTCTTGTCGCTCCCGGCGGGAGCCTCCTGGCCTTCAAGGGGCCTTCGGCCGAGGAGGAACTCCGCCCCGGCCAGGGACGTTGGGGAGAGTTGGGCCTGGGCGAACCCGAGATCTTTCCCTACGGCCTGGGGGGCAAGTCGCTCTGCGTCGTTCGATGGTTCAAGGAGGCTCCCTGTCCCGGCCGTTTCCCTCGAAGGGCCGGAATGGCCCTCAAAAGACCCTGGTGGAGGTGA
- a CDS encoding ParA family protein: MNIVAVANQKGGVGKTTCCINLAAELGRRGRQVLLADLDPQGNSTSGLGIDRNSISKSVYDLLLGEASLSDVLVRTPWEGLSLLPATLDLAGAEVELASAMSRETRLRRALDGLNGVDIVLIDCPPSLGLLTLNAFVAASKLLVPIQSEYFALEGVGQLMRTLKLVRNYLNERLELAGVVLTMQDQRTRLSREVGEEVRRQFGPLVFETAIPRNVRLSEAPSYGKPVAYYDGSCLGAAAFADLAGEVEERWLRH, encoded by the coding sequence ATGAACATCGTGGCTGTGGCCAACCAGAAGGGGGGCGTGGGGAAGACGACGTGCTGCATCAATCTCGCCGCCGAACTGGGCAGGAGGGGACGACAGGTCCTCCTGGCCGATCTCGACCCCCAGGGCAACAGCACCAGCGGCCTCGGCATCGACAGAAACAGCATATCGAAAAGCGTCTACGACCTTCTCCTCGGCGAGGCCTCCCTCTCCGACGTCCTCGTCAGGACCCCCTGGGAGGGGCTCTCCCTCCTTCCGGCCACCCTCGATCTGGCCGGGGCCGAGGTGGAGCTGGCGAGCGCCATGAGCCGCGAGACGCGCCTGAGGCGTGCCCTCGACGGTCTGAACGGCGTCGACATCGTTCTCATCGACTGTCCCCCCTCCTTGGGGCTTCTGACGCTCAACGCCTTCGTCGCGGCGTCGAAGCTGCTCGTCCCGATTCAGAGCGAGTATTTCGCCCTCGAGGGCGTGGGCCAGCTCATGAGGACCCTCAAACTCGTCAGGAACTACCTCAACGAGAGACTCGAGCTGGCCGGCGTCGTCCTCACCATGCAGGATCAGCGGACCCGTCTTTCCCGCGAGGTGGGTGAGGAAGTCCGGCGCCAGTTCGGACCGCTCGTCTTCGAGACGGCCATTCCCCGGAACGTCCGTCTTTCGGAGGCCCCCAGCTACGGCAAGCCCGTCGCCTACTACGACGGCTCCTGTCTTGGGGCGGCGGCCTTCGCCGACCTGGCCGGGGAGGTGGAAGAACGATGGCTAAGGCACTAG
- a CDS encoding ParB/RepB/Spo0J family partition protein: MAKALGRGLGALLPGASSREEAPAPVVSLPWSSLRPNPRQPRREMDPEGLESLARSLERHGLLEPILVRPAEGGYEIIAGERRWQAAKRAGLESVPVRVLDIGDDDLLEVALVENLQREDLTPLEVARALAALVETTKSQEEAARQLGWNRSTVTNKLRLLQLPAEVQAMLSRRELTEGHGRALLAVEGEEERIALAERCRDEDWSVRKLERALRETPKKPRRERVGGEEAAYPEAERLQRRFGLVLRVVMKGRRRSLRIDGLGERATRELLALLDREGERLFPGE, translated from the coding sequence ATGGCTAAGGCACTAGGCCGCGGACTGGGAGCCCTCCTTCCCGGGGCCTCGTCGCGGGAGGAGGCCCCCGCTCCCGTCGTCTCCCTGCCCTGGAGCTCCCTCCGCCCCAATCCCAGGCAGCCGCGGCGGGAGATGGACCCCGAGGGGCTGGAGAGCCTCGCCCGCTCCCTGGAGCGCCATGGCCTGCTGGAGCCGATTCTCGTCCGCCCCGCCGAGGGGGGCTACGAGATCATCGCCGGGGAGCGACGCTGGCAGGCGGCGAAGCGGGCCGGTCTGGAAAGCGTCCCTGTTCGCGTCCTCGACATCGGCGACGACGACCTCCTGGAGGTGGCTCTCGTTGAAAACCTCCAGAGGGAGGACCTGACGCCTCTGGAGGTGGCCCGTGCCCTCGCCGCCCTCGTTGAGACGACGAAGAGCCAGGAGGAGGCGGCCCGCCAGCTGGGCTGGAACCGGTCGACGGTGACGAACAAACTCCGTCTCCTTCAGCTTCCTGCGGAGGTGCAGGCCATGCTCTCCCGGAGGGAACTGACCGAGGGCCATGGTCGGGCTCTCCTGGCCGTCGAGGGGGAGGAGGAGAGGATCGCCCTCGCCGAGCGCTGCCGCGACGAGGACTGGTCCGTCAGGAAACTGGAACGGGCTCTGAGAGAGACCCCCAAGAAACCCCGCCGGGAGAGAGTCGGCGGAGAAGAGGCGGCCTATCCGGAGGCGGAGCGCCTCCAGCGGCGTTTCGGGCTCGTTCTTCGCGTCGTGATGAAGGGGCGACGGAGGAGCCTTCGCATCGATGGCCTCGGGGAGAGGGCGACGAGGGAACTCCTCGCCCTGCTCGATCGGGAGGGGGAACGGCTATTTCCCGGGGAATAG